A region of Arabidopsis thaliana chromosome 5, partial sequence DNA encodes the following proteins:
- a CDS encoding PQ-loop repeat family protein / transmembrane family protein (PQ-loop repeat family protein / transmembrane family protein; FUNCTIONS IN: molecular_function unknown; INVOLVED IN: biological_process unknown; LOCATED IN: plasma membrane, membrane; EXPRESSED IN: 24 plant structures; EXPRESSED DURING: 15 growth stages; CONTAINS InterPro DOMAIN/s: Cystinosin/ERS1p repeat (InterPro:IPR006603), Lysosomal cystine transporter (InterPro:IPR005282); Has 1807 Blast hits to 1807 proteins in 277 species: Archae - 0; Bacteria - 0; Metazoa - 736; Fungi - 347; Plants - 385; Viruses - 0; Other Eukaryotes - 339 (source: NCBI BLink).) — protein sequence MASWNSIPLEISYEIVGWIAFASWSISFYPQLILNFRRRSVVGLNFDFVMLNLTKHSSYMIYNVCLYFSPVIQKQYFDTYGDKEMIPVAANDVAFSIHAVVMTAVTLFQIFIYERGPQKVSRLAIGIVVVVWGFAAICFFIALPTHSWLWLISIFNSIQVFMTCVKYIPQAKMNFTRKSTVGWSIGNILLDFTGGLANYLQMVIQSIDQNSWKNFYGNMGKTLLSLISIFFDILFMFQHYVLYPEKKVSKSPETGEESNEPLIDSSHEHV from the exons ATGGCGTCGTGGAATTCGATTCCGCTGGAGATCTCGTACGAAATCGTTGGATGGATCGCGTTTGCTTCGTGGTCAATTAGCTTTTACCCACAGCTGATTTTGAATTTCCGTAGGAGAAG TGTTGTTGGATTGAACTTCGACTTCGTGATGTTGAATTTGACAAAGCACTCGTCGTATATGATCTACAATGTCTGCCTCTACTTTAGTCCTGTTATTCAAAAGCAGTACTTTGACACTTATGGCGATAAAGAG ATGATACCTGTGGCTGCAAATGATGTTGCATTCTCGATCCATGCAGTTGTAATGACAGCTGTTACACTGTTCCAGATCTTTATCTATGAA CGTGGACCTCAAAAAGTATCCAGACTTGCTATAGGTATTGTGGTTGTTGTGTGGGGATTTGCAGCTATCTGTTTCTTCATAGCATTACCTACACACTCTTGGCTATGGCTCATTTCAATCTTCAA TTCGATTCAGGTCTTCATGACATGCGTCAAGTACATCCCACAG GCAAAGATGAACTTCACTAGGAAGAGCACAGTCGGGTGGAGCATCGGGAATATTCTTCTCGATTTTACTGGAGGACTTGCTAACTATCTGCAAATGGTTATACAATCTATTGACCAAA ATTCTTGGAAGAATTTCTATGGGAACATGGGAAAGACTCTTCTCTCACTT atatcaatatttttcGACATCCTCTTCATGTTTCAACACTATGTGTTATACCCAGAGAAGAAAGTCTCAAAATCTCCGGAAACTGGTGAGGAATCGAACGAACCACTCATTGATTCTTCTCATGAACATGtttaa
- a CDS encoding Galactose oxidase/kelch repeat superfamily protein (Galactose oxidase/kelch repeat superfamily protein; FUNCTIONS IN: molecular_function unknown; INVOLVED IN: biological_process unknown; LOCATED IN: mitochondrion; EXPRESSED IN: 10 plant structures; EXPRESSED DURING: 4 anthesis, petal differentiation and expansion stage, E expanded cotyledon stage, D bilateral stage; CONTAINS InterPro DOMAIN/s: Galactose oxidase/kelch, beta-propeller (InterPro:IPR011043), Kelch repeat type 1 (InterPro:IPR006652), Kelch related (InterPro:IPR013089), Kelch-type beta propeller (InterPro:IPR015915); BEST Arabidopsis thaliana protein match is: Galactose oxidase/kelch repeat superfamily protein (TAIR:AT3G27150.1); Has 1807 Blast hits to 1807 proteins in 277 species: Archae - 0; Bacteria - 0; Metazoa - 736; Fungi - 347; Plants - 385; Viruses - 0; Other Eukaryotes - 339 (source: NCBI BLink).), giving the protein MSLMLQKNQARGTRASLSQFEPRKLLIASTKPTIPDLNAEPCSDSEEEETVENLTSLAPQDAHNGLPKLMFDLEVEIFSRLSCFQYWKLNLLNKQFSQLLQSREIFKVRRERGLVQPYVLMFSSGETCWVMFDKGFKNFRQLPEIPSDFCFFYGDKETITAGTHLIVIGREEKRIVVWRYELEVNKWINDTEMITPRVMYASASRGTDAFFAGGIKTSENGGPDVVNVAERYNSDTKTWKAMKAMHKRRKFSSGCFLRGKFYALGGRDENDVYLTCGESYDELTDSWKLIPDMLKGMTFMNPQSPPLIAVVKDNLYLLETWLNELWVYDINANVWKNLGVVPVKANAALGWGVAFKSVGDRILVIGASVTKSWDNKMSVYTCCPFPKVEKITWEETSCDCVQLGHFIRNCCVMLA; this is encoded by the coding sequence ATGTCATTGATgctacaaaaaaatcaagctCGTGGAACTAGAGCAAGCCTGAGCCAATTTGAGCCAAGAAAGCTTCTGATTGCTAGCACTAAACCCACCATCCCTGATCTGAATGCTGAACCTTGTTCCGActcggaagaagaagaaacagtgGAGAATCTCACAAGTCTTGCACCTCAAGATGCACACAATGGTCTTCCTAAGCTTATGTTCGACCTTGAGGTCGAGATCTTTTCCCGtctttcatgttttcaatATTGGAAACTAAATCTTCTCAACAAGCAGTTTTCGCAACTGCTACAAAGTCGTGAGATTTTTAAAGTGAGACGAGAACGTGGACTTGTGCAACCATATGTGCTTATGTTTTCGAGCGGTGAAACTTGTTGGGTAATGTTTGATAAAGGTTTCAAGAATTTCCGACAACTTCCAGAAATTCCTTCtgacttttgtttcttttatggAGATAAGGAAACGATTACTGCGGGTACGCATTTGATAGTCATCGGGAGAGAGGAGAAGCGTATTGTGGTGTGGCGATACGAACTAGAGGTAAACAAGTGGATCAACGATACTGAAATGATCACACCGCGGGTAATGTATGCTTCCGCAAGCCGTGGGACCGATGCATTTTTCGCTGGAGGAATCAAGACAAGCGAAAACGGGGGTCCTGATGTTGTGAACGTTGCTGAAAGATACAACTCCGATACAAAAACGTGGAAAGCGATGAAAGCAATGCACAAGCGAAGAAAATTTAGCTCGGGATGTTTCTTGCGGGGTAAGTTTTACGCTCTTGGTGGTCGAGATGAGAATGATGTGTACCTTACTTGTGGAGAAAGTTACGATGAGTTAACAGATTCATGGAAGTTGATACCAGACATGCTCAAAGGCATGACTTTCATGAATCCCCAATCCCCTCCACTTATTGCTGTGGTCAAGGACAACCTCTACTTGCTGGAAACATGGTTGAACGAGCTTTGGGTTTATGATATAAACGCAAACGTTTGGAAAAATCTTGGAGTTGTGCCTGTGAAAGCAAATGCTGCTTTAGGTTGGGGAGTTGCATTTAAGTCAGTTGGAGATAGGATTTTGGTGATTGGAGCTTCAGTTACTAAATCGTGGGATAACAAAATGTCAGTTTACACATGTTGCCCATTTCCAAAAGTGGAAAAGATTACTTGGGAGGAGACTAGCTGCGATTGTGTTCAGCTCGGCCATTTTATCCGTAACTGTTGTGTGATGCTTGCTTAA
- a CDS encoding histone-lysine N-methyltransferase trithorax-like protein (CONTAINS InterPro DOMAIN/s: EF-Hand 1, calcium-binding site (InterPro:IPR018247); BEST Arabidopsis thaliana protein match is: unknown protein (TAIR:AT2G41730.1); Has 1807 Blast hits to 1807 proteins in 277 species: Archae - 0; Bacteria - 0; Metazoa - 736; Fungi - 347; Plants - 385; Viruses - 0; Other Eukaryotes - 339 (source: NCBI BLink).), translating into MKREGKQHGMVRTYRILPPSLNPRPESKLVNPLTSRPTAGLFTKVTSKPTNHSKFTGKCGQARCLDCHMHPVTKSKAKTKGSSKVRTNDVTYKMLTWQVAAGGPRPGLKLSGFSATGILDLMSDDYGYDHDYDYDEENEEEENRGSVVEEVVNIQSSDDGGETEEEGSNDDDDDTDDDGRMSFCDVGMMMMMDHVEEYDEGWYLVEEMMT; encoded by the coding sequence ATGAAGCGTGAAGGCAAACAACACGGTATGGTGAGGACTTACCGGATTCTGCCTCCGTCGCTGAATCCAAGGCCGGAATCGAAGTTGGTCAACCCTTTGACTTCACGGCCAACCGCTGGATTATTTACCAAAGTGACATCAAAGCCGACCAATCACTCGAAATTCACCGGGAAATGTGGTCAAGCAAGGTGCCTTGACTGCCATATGCACCCGGTCACCAAATCTAAAGCCAAGACTAAAGGCTCTTCAAAGGTGAGAACAAATGATGTCACCTATAAGATGCTGACTTGGCAGGTCGCTGCCGGTGGGCCTAGACCCGGTTTGAAGCTTTCCGGGTTCTCGGCTACCGGAATACTTGATCTTATGTCTGATGATTATGGTTATGATcatgattatgattatgatgaagaaaatgaagaagaagaaaacagagggaGTGTTGTAGAAGAAGTTGTGAATATACAGAGTAGTGATGATGGTggtgaaacagaagaagaagggtcaaatgatgatgatgatgatacagaTGATGATGGAAGGATGAGTTTTTGTGATgtggggatgatgatgatgatggatcaTGTGGAAGAATATGATGAAGGATGGTATTTGGTTGAAGAAATGATGACTTAA
- a CDS encoding transcriptional regulator ATRX-like protein (unknown protein; BEST Arabidopsis thaliana protein match is: unknown protein (TAIR:AT3G27350.1); Has 35333 Blast hits to 34131 proteins in 2444 species: Archae - 798; Bacteria - 22429; Metazoa - 974; Fungi - 991; Plants - 531; Viruses - 0; Other Eukaryotes - 9610 (source: NCBI BLink).) — translation MAESAVLFHSYSFAAPPSRNESHEDNTMHALSQSVSFGRFMTENLEWGKWSSFSHKKYVDEAEKFSQPGSVAQKKAFFEAHYKKIAEAKKAKASDQSSDSDPKQEPESVAVLLNTLETLTKDEVKEEEGDETELVLSSSEELVLSIEKDDEPVRTNVAVLEQEDDLQVIHDDKEKDNHSEDGELVKKSCFVGEKEEERKSVTKNSSVVRLSIEKSATSETPDKAMELVFSLKISGKPITHSSLTKSEKPVRPRFGFLSCLMGNTKTQDQKLTIKKRKTSKKPFLCLCFKPEMAGETEAGRQR, via the exons ATGGCTGAATCTGCTGTTCTGTTTCATTCCTATTCGTTCGCAGCTCCTCCTTCTCGTAATGAATCTCATGAG GATAATACGATGCATGCGCTTAGTCAATCAGTTTCATTTGGTAGATTCATGACAGAGAATCTTGAATGGGGGAAATGGTCAAGTTTTTCGCATAAGAAGTATGTCGATGAAGCTGAGAAGTTCTCTCAGCCTGGATCTGTTGCTCAGAAGAAAGCTTTCTTTGAAGCTCATTACAAGAAAATAGCTGAAgcaaagaaagcaaaagcttCAGATCAATCATCTGATTCTGACCCTAAACAAGAACCAGAAAGTGTTGCGGTGTTGCTTAACACTTTGGAGACATTGACTAAGGATGAGGTTAAGGAAGAAGAGGGTGATGAAACTGAGTTAGTCTTGAGTAGTAGTGAAGAGTTGGTGTTGAGTATTGAGAAAGATGATGAGCCAGTAAGAACAAATGTTGCGGTTTTGgaacaagaagatgatttgCAGGTTATTCATgatgataaagagaaagataatcaCTCTGAGGATGGAGAGTTGGTGAAGAAGAGTTGTTTCgttggagagaaagaagaagagagaaaatccGTAACCAAGAACTCATCGGTGGTTAGATTGTCTATAGAGAAATCAGCAACTTCTGAAACTCCGGACAAAGCAATGGAGCTTGTTTTCTCACTGAAAATAAG TGGAAAACCGATAACTCATAGTTCGTTGACGAAAAGCGAAAAACCAGTTCGTCCTAGATTCGGTTTCTTGAG CTGTTTGATGGGAAACACTAAAACTCAAGATCAAAAGCTGACTATAAAGAAG AGAAAGACGAGTAAGAAACCATTTCTATGTCTTTGCTTCAAACCCGAGATGGCTGGGGAAACAGAAGCAGGAAGACAAAGGTAG
- a CDS encoding transcriptional regulator ATRX-like protein (unknown protein; BEST Arabidopsis thaliana protein match is: unknown protein (TAIR:AT3G27350.1); Has 475 Blast hits to 414 proteins in 93 species: Archae - 0; Bacteria - 43; Metazoa - 127; Fungi - 17; Plants - 143; Viruses - 7; Other Eukaryotes - 138 (source: NCBI BLink).) has product MAESAVLFHSYSFAAPPSRNESHEDNTMHALSQSVSFGRFMTENLEWGKWSSFSHKKYVDEAEKFSQPGSVAQKKAFFEAHYKKIAEAKKAKASDQSSDSDPKQEPESVAVLLNTLETLTKDEVKEEEGDETELVLSSSEELVLSIEKDDEPVRTNVAVLEQEDDLQVIHDDKEKDNHSEDGELVKKSCFVGEKEEERKSVTKNSSVVRLSIEKSATSETPDKAMELVFSLKISGKPITHSSLTKSEKPVRPRFGFLSCLMGNTKTQDQKLTIKKQRKTSKKPFLCLCFKPEMAGETEAGRQR; this is encoded by the exons ATGGCTGAATCTGCTGTTCTGTTTCATTCCTATTCGTTCGCAGCTCCTCCTTCTCGTAATGAATCTCATGAG GATAATACGATGCATGCGCTTAGTCAATCAGTTTCATTTGGTAGATTCATGACAGAGAATCTTGAATGGGGGAAATGGTCAAGTTTTTCGCATAAGAAGTATGTCGATGAAGCTGAGAAGTTCTCTCAGCCTGGATCTGTTGCTCAGAAGAAAGCTTTCTTTGAAGCTCATTACAAGAAAATAGCTGAAgcaaagaaagcaaaagcttCAGATCAATCATCTGATTCTGACCCTAAACAAGAACCAGAAAGTGTTGCGGTGTTGCTTAACACTTTGGAGACATTGACTAAGGATGAGGTTAAGGAAGAAGAGGGTGATGAAACTGAGTTAGTCTTGAGTAGTAGTGAAGAGTTGGTGTTGAGTATTGAGAAAGATGATGAGCCAGTAAGAACAAATGTTGCGGTTTTGgaacaagaagatgatttgCAGGTTATTCATgatgataaagagaaagataatcaCTCTGAGGATGGAGAGTTGGTGAAGAAGAGTTGTTTCgttggagagaaagaagaagagagaaaatccGTAACCAAGAACTCATCGGTGGTTAGATTGTCTATAGAGAAATCAGCAACTTCTGAAACTCCGGACAAAGCAATGGAGCTTGTTTTCTCACTGAAAATAAG TGGAAAACCGATAACTCATAGTTCGTTGACGAAAAGCGAAAAACCAGTTCGTCCTAGATTCGGTTTCTTGAG CTGTTTGATGGGAAACACTAAAACTCAAGATCAAAAGCTGACTATAAAGAAG CAGAGAAAGACGAGTAAGAAACCATTTCTATGTCTTTGCTTCAAACCCGAGATGGCTGGGGAAACAGAAGCAGGAAGACAAAGGTAG
- a CDS encoding transcriptional regulator ATRX-like protein (unknown protein; FUNCTIONS IN: molecular_function unknown; INVOLVED IN: biological_process unknown; BEST Arabidopsis thaliana protein match is: unknown protein (TAIR:AT3G27350.1); Has 30201 Blast hits to 17322 proteins in 780 species: Archae - 12; Bacteria - 1396; Metazoa - 17338; Fungi - 3422; Plants - 5037; Viruses - 0; Other Eukaryotes - 2996 (source: NCBI BLink).) → MAESAVLFHSYSFAAPPSRNESHEDNTMHALSQSVSFGRFMTENLEWGKWSSFSHKKYVDEAEKFSQPGSVAQKKAFFEAHYKKIAEAKKAKASDQSSDSDPKQEPESVAVLLNTLETLTKDEVKEEEGDETELVLSSSEELVLSIEKDDEPVRTNVAVLEQEDDLQVIHDDKEKDNHSEDGELVKKSCFVGEKEEERKSVTKNSSVVRLSIEKSATSETPDKAMELVFSLKISGKPITHSSLTKSEKPVRPRFGFLR, encoded by the exons ATGGCTGAATCTGCTGTTCTGTTTCATTCCTATTCGTTCGCAGCTCCTCCTTCTCGTAATGAATCTCATGAG GATAATACGATGCATGCGCTTAGTCAATCAGTTTCATTTGGTAGATTCATGACAGAGAATCTTGAATGGGGGAAATGGTCAAGTTTTTCGCATAAGAAGTATGTCGATGAAGCTGAGAAGTTCTCTCAGCCTGGATCTGTTGCTCAGAAGAAAGCTTTCTTTGAAGCTCATTACAAGAAAATAGCTGAAgcaaagaaagcaaaagcttCAGATCAATCATCTGATTCTGACCCTAAACAAGAACCAGAAAGTGTTGCGGTGTTGCTTAACACTTTGGAGACATTGACTAAGGATGAGGTTAAGGAAGAAGAGGGTGATGAAACTGAGTTAGTCTTGAGTAGTAGTGAAGAGTTGGTGTTGAGTATTGAGAAAGATGATGAGCCAGTAAGAACAAATGTTGCGGTTTTGgaacaagaagatgatttgCAGGTTATTCATgatgataaagagaaagataatcaCTCTGAGGATGGAGAGTTGGTGAAGAAGAGTTGTTTCgttggagagaaagaagaagagagaaaatccGTAACCAAGAACTCATCGGTGGTTAGATTGTCTATAGAGAAATCAGCAACTTCTGAAACTCCGGACAAAGCAATGGAGCTTGTTTTCTCACTGAAAATAAG TGGAAAACCGATAACTCATAGTTCGTTGACGAAAAGCGAAAAACCAGTTCGTCCTAGATTCGGTTTCTTGAGGTAA
- a CDS encoding zinc finger (C2H2 type) family protein (zinc finger (C2H2 type) family protein; FUNCTIONS IN: zinc ion binding, nucleic acid binding; INVOLVED IN: biological_process unknown; LOCATED IN: endomembrane system, intracellular; EXPRESSED IN: 23 plant structures; EXPRESSED DURING: 13 growth stages; CONTAINS InterPro DOMAIN/s: Zinc finger, C2H2-like (InterPro:IPR015880), Zinc finger, C2H2-type (InterPro:IPR007087); BEST Arabidopsis thaliana protein match is: C2H2-like zinc finger protein (TAIR:AT5G63280.1); Has 1807 Blast hits to 1807 proteins in 277 species: Archae - 0; Bacteria - 0; Metazoa - 736; Fungi - 347; Plants - 385; Viruses - 0; Other Eukaryotes - 339 (source: NCBI BLink).): MGRSNSQCPSHWILLCFFISSQFWGFSLPTSIIQQNLEGFKDPEDGFHEIHCSRERSRVAWKIIQEYLMPYVEKERYQLPSTCRVHRDNDIYREQEEHKLRSDINEWRCGFCKKAFYEEKYLDKHFDSRHYNLLNASHGKCLSDLCGALHCDLVVDTARLKSKCNPAAAAKNRHLCESLANSCFPVNKGSSANRLHDFFLRQFCDAHTCSGGSKPLSQKPKKRSIVYIIFSIIVLVVLLLYYSFVYLFRRGLKRRSQDLKRIRHNGLKKKPF, encoded by the exons ATGGGAAGATCGAATTCTCAATGCCCATCTCATTGGattctcctctgcttcttcatctcttctcAGTTTTGGGGATTCTCACTTCCCACTTCGataattcaacaaaatctcGAG GGTTTTAAAGATCCTGAAGACGGTTTTCATGAGATTCATTGTTCAAGAGAACGTAGCAGAGTTGCTTGGAAAATCATTCAAGAG TATCTCATGCCGTATGTGGAAAAGGAGCGGTATCAGTTACCGAGTACTTGTAGAGTTCATCGAGACAATGACATTTatagagaacaagaagagcaCAAATTGCGTTCAGATATTAATGAGTGGCGTTGTGGATTCTGCAAAAAGGCTTTTTATGAAGAGAAGTATCTCGATAAGCATTTCGATTCGCGCCATTACAATTTACTTAATGCG AGTCATGGTAAATGTCTGTCGGATCTTTGTGGAGCGTTGCATTGTGATCTTGTTGTAGACACAGCTCGGCTTAAGTCCAAGTGTAATCCTGCAGCTGCTGCAAAAAACCGGCACTTATGTGAG AGTTTGGCTAATAGTTGTTTTCCGGTAAATAAAGGTTCATCAGCCAACCGTCTTCACG ATTTCTTCTTGCGTCAGTTCTGCGATGCACATACATGTTCAGGAGGATCAAAGCCCTTATCTCAAAAACCAAAG AAGAGGAGTATAGTGTACATTATTTTCTCCATCATCGTTTTGGTAGTGCTTCTTCTCTATTACAGCTTTGTCTATTTGTTCCGAAG AGGATTAAAGAGAAGATCTCAAGATTTGAAGCGTATTAGACACAATGgtctgaagaagaaaccctTCTAA
- a CDS encoding zinc finger (C2H2 type) family protein, whose product MGRSNSQCPSHWILLCFFISSQFWGFSLPTSIIQQNLEGFKDPEDGFHEIHCSRERSRVAWKIIQEYLMPYVEKERYQLPSTCRVHRDNDIYREQEEHKLRSDINEWRCGFCKKAFYEEKYLDKHFDSRHYNLLNASHGKCLSDLCGALHCDLVVDTARLKSKCNPAAAAKNRHLCESLANSCFPVNKGSSANRLHGIRTFLNFTILFQQFLLVLIHKDSPLLLGFKLYNCRLLRGGF is encoded by the exons ATGGGAAGATCGAATTCTCAATGCCCATCTCATTGGattctcctctgcttcttcatctcttctcAGTTTTGGGGATTCTCACTTCCCACTTCGataattcaacaaaatctcGAG GGTTTTAAAGATCCTGAAGACGGTTTTCATGAGATTCATTGTTCAAGAGAACGTAGCAGAGTTGCTTGGAAAATCATTCAAGAG TATCTCATGCCGTATGTGGAAAAGGAGCGGTATCAGTTACCGAGTACTTGTAGAGTTCATCGAGACAATGACATTTatagagaacaagaagagcaCAAATTGCGTTCAGATATTAATGAGTGGCGTTGTGGATTCTGCAAAAAGGCTTTTTATGAAGAGAAGTATCTCGATAAGCATTTCGATTCGCGCCATTACAATTTACTTAATGCG AGTCATGGTAAATGTCTGTCGGATCTTTGTGGAGCGTTGCATTGTGATCTTGTTGTAGACACAGCTCGGCTTAAGTCCAAGTGTAATCCTGCAGCTGCTGCAAAAAACCGGCACTTATGTGAG AGTTTGGCTAATAGTTGTTTTCCGGTAAATAAAGGTTCATCAGCCAACCGTCTTCACGGTATTAGAACCTTCCTGAATTTTACTATCTTATTTCAACAGTTTTTGCTTGTATTGATCCATAAAGATTCACCACTACTTTTGGGGTTTAAACTTTACAATTGTAGACTTCTTCGTGGGGGGTTTTAA